The following coding sequences are from one Pirellulales bacterium window:
- a CDS encoding DMT family transporter, translating into MLPYIWMLCGAFSFACMVAFARGLQGICDWQIVALARALLATIFAAAMVFAAGGRFVVWRPGTLWVRSIAGSMSMLCTFYAVPRLPIADVLTLANIFPVWVALLSWPVLKEKPSAGVWLAIACALGGVALVQHQPFAPSDAETTIQQPYENEARSATVVLLGGSFATAVAMIGLHRLNQFDARAIVAHFSAVATLFCGAALFLFPTTHTAARPFDSYVWLMLMGVGLAATIGQILLTKAFTTGNAAKVSVVALSQIGFAMLFDVVFWDRRFTPLGLLGMALVIVPTAWLLWGETRNGTIDTEIEVV; encoded by the coding sequence GTGCTCCCCTATATCTGGATGTTGTGCGGCGCGTTCTCGTTTGCTTGCATGGTGGCATTCGCTCGCGGGTTGCAAGGGATCTGCGATTGGCAGATCGTGGCACTGGCCCGGGCGCTGCTCGCCACGATTTTTGCGGCCGCGATGGTATTCGCCGCCGGCGGACGATTTGTCGTCTGGCGACCTGGCACCTTGTGGGTTCGATCGATCGCCGGCAGTATGAGCATGCTGTGTACGTTCTACGCGGTGCCGCGCTTGCCCATTGCCGACGTATTGACGCTGGCCAACATTTTTCCCGTGTGGGTGGCGCTGTTGTCCTGGCCCGTGCTTAAGGAAAAACCGTCGGCCGGCGTGTGGCTGGCCATCGCGTGCGCACTGGGGGGCGTGGCCCTGGTACAACACCAGCCTTTTGCCCCCTCAGATGCCGAGACGACAATTCAACAACCGTACGAGAACGAAGCTCGCTCTGCCACGGTGGTCTTGCTGGGAGGGAGCTTTGCCACCGCTGTGGCGATGATCGGACTGCACCGGTTGAACCAATTCGACGCGCGGGCCATTGTGGCGCATTTCTCGGCCGTGGCTACCCTGTTTTGCGGCGCAGCGTTGTTTCTGTTTCCGACCACGCATACTGCGGCGCGGCCTTTCGATTCCTACGTCTGGCTGATGCTCATGGGTGTGGGGTTGGCCGCCACGATTGGCCAGATACTTTTGACGAAAGCGTTCACGACCGGCAATGCGGCCAAAGTCTCTGTCGTCGCACTCAGCCAGATCGGCTTTGCGATGCTATTCGACGTCGTGTTCTGGGACCGCCGCTTCACACCCCTGGGTCTGCTGGGTATGGCCCTGGTGATCGTTCCCACGGCGTGGTTGCTGTGGGGCGAGACGCGTAACGGGACGATCGACACTGAAATCGAAGTGGTGTGA